A genomic stretch from Desulfotignum balticum DSM 7044 includes:
- the rfbB gene encoding dTDP-glucose 4,6-dehydratase has product MKHILVTGGSGFIGTNFIHYVRTHRPDWHVVNLDALTYAGNPANHRHLENDPGYTFIHGSICDAPLLKQMFDTYQFDGVFHFAAESHVDRSIAGPEVFVNTNVTGTFRLLEAGLAHVRKHPDADFRFVHVSTDEVYGSLYPDDPAFTETTPYDPSSPYSASKAASDHFVKAWYRTYGLPVVVTNCSNNYGPFQFPEKLIPLMILNILDKKSLPVYGKGINVRDWLYVADHCDALVRAFENGENGETYNIGGGEEKTNLEVVETICDLMDDKTGNPESSSRERITFVTDRPGHDLRYAINPDKAVEKIGYKASHTFEQALSATIDWYLVNMDWVRSVQTGAYQEWIRSHYESSPS; this is encoded by the coding sequence ATGAAACATATTCTGGTCACCGGGGGTTCCGGGTTTATCGGAACCAATTTTATTCACTATGTGCGAACACACCGGCCGGACTGGCATGTGGTCAATCTGGATGCCCTGACCTATGCGGGTAATCCCGCCAATCACCGGCATCTGGAAAATGATCCGGGATATACCTTTATCCACGGCAGCATCTGTGATGCACCGCTGTTGAAACAAATGTTTGATACATACCAATTTGACGGGGTGTTTCATTTTGCGGCCGAATCCCATGTGGACCGTTCCATTGCCGGGCCGGAGGTGTTTGTGAACACCAACGTCACCGGCACGTTCCGGCTGCTGGAAGCCGGTCTGGCTCATGTCCGGAAACATCCGGATGCGGATTTCCGGTTTGTGCACGTGTCCACGGACGAGGTATATGGCAGTCTATACCCGGATGATCCCGCGTTTACCGAAACCACGCCCTATGATCCCTCCAGTCCTTATTCCGCATCCAAGGCGGCCTCAGACCATTTTGTCAAAGCCTGGTACAGGACATACGGCCTGCCCGTGGTGGTGACCAACTGTTCCAACAATTACGGGCCGTTTCAGTTTCCTGAAAAACTGATTCCTTTGATGATCCTCAATATTCTGGACAAAAAATCGCTGCCGGTTTACGGCAAAGGTATCAATGTGCGGGACTGGCTGTATGTGGCGGATCACTGTGACGCCCTGGTTCGGGCCTTTGAAAACGGGGAGAACGGAGAGACCTATAATATCGGCGGCGGTGAAGAGAAAACCAATCTGGAGGTGGTGGAAACCATCTGTGATCTCATGGATGACAAAACCGGGAATCCCGAGAGCAGCAGCCGGGAACGGATTACTTTTGTGACGGACCGGCCCGGCCATGATCTGCGGTATGCCATCAATCCGGACAAAGCGGTTGAAAAAATCGGTTACAAAGCGTCCCACACCTTTGAACAGGCCTTATCCGCCACCATTGACTGGTACCTGGTAAACATGGACTGGGTTCGTTCCGTGCAGACCGGGGCGTATCAGGAGTGGATTCGGTCCCATTATGAATCATCACCATCATAG
- the rfbC gene encoding dTDP-4-dehydrorhamnose 3,5-epimerase — protein MQITDTTLEDVKVLRPKVFGDARGFFMETFRDSEFRETVADVTFVQDNHSRSGNGVLRGLHYQIRQPQGKLVRVISGEVFDVAVDIRKSSPEFGRWAGAVLSAENKDMLWVPPGFAHGFYVMSDYAEFVYKCTQYYAPEHERVILWNDPAIGIDWPLSGRGLPLLSPRDEAGVLLKNAEVFS, from the coding sequence ATGCAAATAACAGACACAACGCTGGAAGATGTTAAAGTCTTACGGCCGAAGGTGTTCGGCGATGCCCGGGGATTTTTCATGGAAACATTCCGGGACAGCGAGTTCCGTGAAACAGTGGCGGATGTCACTTTTGTGCAGGACAACCACAGCCGGTCGGGCAACGGTGTGTTGAGGGGCCTGCATTACCAGATTCGTCAGCCTCAGGGAAAGCTGGTGCGGGTGATCTCAGGAGAGGTGTTTGATGTGGCCGTGGATATCCGGAAAAGTTCACCGGAATTCGGGCGGTGGGCCGGTGCGGTGCTGAGCGCTGAAAATAAAGACATGCTCTGGGTGCCGCCGGGATTTGCCCATGGGTTTTATGTCATGAGTGATTATGCAGAATTTGTGTACAAGTGTACGCAATATTATGCACCGGAACATGAACGGGTCATTCTGTGGAACGACCCGGCCATCGGAATAGACTGGCCTCTGTCCGGCCGGGGTCTGCCGTTGCTGTCGCCCAGGGATGAAGCCGGGGTATTGTTGAAGAATGCCGAGGTGTTTTCATGA
- a CDS encoding glycosyltransferase family 4 protein gives MKILHLVKTTRGATWALRQMRELVKLDVEVHVVLPSCSGNAADYTDAGITVHPVDLDLSLKSVVTLPRQIHGFNTVLKKIRPDLVHSHFYSTTLLMRLAMRHSHTPKLFQVPGPLHLEHGFFRTVEMGLADKNDFWIASCEWTQKKYRSLLADKKKVFLSYYGTDVDTFQKGDKTYLHKELGISPETRLIGMVAYMYPPKQYLGQKRGLKGHEDLIDAVALVAERNYDVNLVFVGGAWAGAVDYEKKVIEYGKQKLGDQVFFLGTRMDVARLYSGFDMAVHPSHSENVGGAVESLLMKIPTITTDVGGFPDVIKHRRTGLLAKAGNPKDLAEKIIYYLDHPEQAEAHSQKGYTYTRQLFDVKRTAQEIKGIYETILSTSAFGK, from the coding sequence ATGAAGATTTTACATCTTGTTAAGACCACCCGGGGGGCCACATGGGCGCTGCGCCAGATGAGAGAACTGGTGAAGCTCGATGTGGAAGTGCATGTCGTACTGCCGTCCTGTTCCGGCAATGCAGCTGATTATACTGACGCAGGCATCACCGTGCATCCCGTTGATCTGGATCTTTCTTTGAAATCGGTGGTGACCCTGCCGCGTCAAATTCATGGGTTTAACACGGTCTTGAAAAAAATCCGGCCGGACCTGGTGCATTCCCATTTTTATTCAACCACCCTTCTGATGCGCCTGGCAATGCGTCACAGTCATACACCTAAGCTTTTTCAGGTCCCTGGACCGCTGCATCTGGAACATGGGTTTTTTAGGACCGTGGAAATGGGCCTGGCAGATAAAAATGATTTCTGGATTGCTTCGTGTGAATGGACCCAAAAAAAATACCGGTCTTTGCTTGCAGACAAAAAAAAGGTGTTTTTGTCCTACTATGGCACGGATGTGGATACGTTTCAAAAAGGGGATAAAACATATCTTCACAAAGAACTGGGGATCTCACCTGAAACCCGGTTGATCGGCATGGTGGCCTATATGTATCCCCCCAAGCAGTACCTGGGACAGAAAAGAGGGCTTAAAGGGCATGAAGACCTGATCGACGCAGTTGCCCTGGTGGCGGAGCGAAATTATGATGTGAATTTGGTTTTTGTCGGCGGTGCCTGGGCAGGGGCTGTGGATTATGAAAAAAAAGTCATTGAATATGGGAAACAAAAACTGGGCGACCAGGTATTTTTTCTGGGGACCCGTATGGATGTGGCCCGCCTGTATTCCGGTTTTGACATGGCGGTCCATCCCTCCCACTCGGAAAATGTGGGGGGAGCGGTGGAATCGCTGTTAATGAAAATCCCTACCATCACAACCGATGTCGGGGGGTTTCCGGATGTGATCAAACACCGGCGGACCGGGTTGCTGGCAAAGGCCGGTAATCCGAAGGATCTGGCAGAAAAAATAATATATTACCTGGATCATCCGGAGCAGGCTGAAGCACACAGCCAGAAGGGATATACGTATACAAGGCAGCTGTTTGATGTCAAAAGAACGGCACAAGAGATTAAAGGAATTTATGAAACCATACTTTCAACATCTGCATTCGGCAAATAA
- the rfbD gene encoding dTDP-4-dehydrorhamnose reductase, with protein sequence MKVLIIGAKGQLGSELMKICPKNCRAVGMDVPEIDITDPANLDQAMAAHTPDWVINCAAYTQVDRAETDADAAHAVNCTGPANLARAVKANQARLVHISTDFVFSGDQSRPYKPDDRPDPKSVYGKTKLAGEQAVSDILGNEVLIIRTAWLYAAHGNNFVKTMIRLMKEKEVLTVVDDQVGTPCWAKGLAQAVWAAVEKRLTGVFHWTDAGVASWYDFAVAIQEEALAAGLLDRTIPVLPIPGHQYPTPAHRPDFSVLDKSDLVAAIGITPDHWRRQLRCMLQELQ encoded by the coding sequence ATGAAAGTACTGATCATCGGTGCAAAAGGGCAGCTGGGGTCGGAACTGATGAAAATCTGCCCTAAAAATTGCCGGGCTGTTGGCATGGATGTGCCTGAGATTGACATTACGGATCCGGCAAATCTGGATCAAGCGATGGCTGCGCATACGCCGGACTGGGTGATCAACTGCGCCGCCTATACCCAGGTGGACAGAGCGGAAACAGACGCGGACGCGGCCCATGCGGTCAACTGCACCGGGCCCGCCAACCTGGCACGGGCGGTCAAGGCGAATCAAGCCCGTCTGGTTCATATTTCAACGGATTTTGTATTCAGCGGGGACCAGAGCCGGCCTTATAAACCCGATGACAGACCGGATCCAAAATCGGTTTACGGCAAAACCAAACTGGCAGGGGAGCAGGCGGTTTCAGATATACTGGGCAACGAGGTATTGATTATCCGAACTGCCTGGCTGTATGCGGCCCATGGGAATAATTTTGTTAAAACCATGATCCGTCTGATGAAAGAAAAAGAAGTCTTGACCGTTGTGGATGACCAGGTGGGAACCCCCTGCTGGGCAAAAGGTCTGGCACAGGCGGTGTGGGCTGCGGTTGAAAAACGGCTCACCGGGGTTTTCCACTGGACCGATGCCGGTGTTGCATCCTGGTATGATTTTGCTGTGGCCATCCAGGAAGAGGCGCTGGCTGCCGGATTGCTTGACAGGACCATTCCGGTGCTGCCGATCCCCGGTCACCAGTACCCGACGCCGGCCCATCGGCCGGATTTCAGCGTTCTGGACAAAAGCGATCTGGTGGCTGCGATCGGGATTACGCCGGATCACTGGCGGCGACAGCTCCGGTGCATGCTCCAAGAATTACAATAA
- a CDS encoding O-antigen ligase family protein — protein sequence MKPYFQHLHSANKYLLVLFGFCIPVSTALTNVVLGLVVLVWLLDNGADRFARWGRILKSNPVAMMGLAVFLMHVIGLFYSDGDKEKIIESLSDGAKFLFIGMVMVYFTDKKFHPAFLLSFISAMGLILLLSSLLWVGLLPDFISVKGDASNCVVFHDHIKQNIFMAFAAFVAAIKARNSGTGPVLKWLWAGFSLLAMFNVLFLVGGRTGHVILVVLALYYFLTWDRSKSLIAGVLIVVLFGTFAWYNPSNLLFVRAQEVIEEVRKREYDSYSSSGLRLEWFFNSLNIIKQNPVVGSGTGSFKTIYDRFVEKTEMKPTDNPHNEYLMTAVQFGLAGLLVLLGFFAVQWRQTVFFEDRGQKLMARGFVLLMLIACMTASPLQDNAEGWFFVFMSGLFFAGCHTNEAASASEKVKEQHI from the coding sequence ATGAAACCATACTTTCAACATCTGCATTCGGCAAATAAATATTTACTGGTGTTGTTCGGTTTTTGTATCCCGGTGTCTACGGCACTGACCAATGTCGTGCTGGGACTGGTGGTGCTGGTTTGGCTGCTGGACAACGGCGCGGACCGGTTTGCGCGATGGGGCAGGATACTGAAGTCAAACCCCGTGGCCATGATGGGTCTGGCTGTCTTTTTAATGCATGTGATCGGACTTTTCTATTCGGATGGTGACAAAGAAAAGATCATTGAAAGCCTTTCAGACGGGGCAAAGTTTCTGTTTATCGGCATGGTGATGGTTTATTTTACAGATAAAAAGTTTCATCCGGCATTTTTGTTATCCTTTATCTCTGCCATGGGTCTGATTCTTCTGCTGTCCAGCCTGTTATGGGTGGGGCTGTTGCCGGATTTTATTTCCGTGAAAGGGGATGCATCCAACTGCGTTGTTTTTCATGATCATATCAAACAGAATATTTTCATGGCCTTTGCCGCCTTTGTTGCAGCGATCAAGGCCCGAAATTCCGGGACAGGGCCGGTTTTAAAATGGCTGTGGGCCGGTTTCAGTCTGCTGGCGATGTTCAATGTGTTGTTCTTGGTGGGGGGGCGGACCGGGCATGTGATTTTGGTGGTGCTGGCATTGTATTATTTTCTGACCTGGGACCGATCCAAAAGTCTTATCGCCGGGGTTTTAATTGTTGTTCTGTTCGGCACTTTTGCCTGGTATAATCCATCAAATCTTCTTTTTGTAAGGGCTCAAGAGGTTATTGAAGAAGTAAGGAAGAGAGAATATGATAGTTATTCCTCTTCCGGTCTGCGGCTTGAATGGTTTTTTAACTCTTTGAACATCATTAAACAAAATCCGGTTGTCGGCTCAGGCACGGGTAGTTTTAAAACCATATATGACCGGTTTGTAGAAAAGACTGAGATGAAACCTACTGACAACCCTCATAATGAATATCTGATGACAGCGGTGCAGTTCGGCCTGGCAGGGCTGCTGGTACTGCTGGGATTCTTTGCCGTTCAGTGGCGGCAGACGGTTTTTTTTGAAGACCGCGGACAGAAGCTCATGGCCAGAGGGTTTGTGCTGTTGATGCTGATTGCCTGTATGACGGCATCGCCGCTGCAGGACAATGCGGAAGGATGGTTTTTTGTATTCATGAGCGGGCTGTTCTTTGCCGGGTGCCATACCAATGAAGCAGCATCAGCATCAGAGAAAGTAAAGGAACAACATATATGA
- the rfbA gene encoding glucose-1-phosphate thymidylyltransferase RfbA: MKGIVLAGGSGTRLYPVTRVVSKQLLPVYDKPMIFYPLSVLMLAGIRDILIISTPNDLPRFKELLEDGSQWGVHFSYQVQSEPRGLAQAFVLGESFIGSDNVCLILGDNLFHGYGLSSQVQKAAAREKGATVFGYPVNDPKRYGVISFDADGRAIDIEEKPECPKSNFAVTGLYFYDNAVIDIAKGLSPSPRGELEITDVNRAYLKKGALHVAQMGRGMAWLDTGTHRSLLEASLFIETIEKRQGLKVACLEEVAYRMGYIDQNQVLAMAANYNKTDYGVYLKNLFKKNC; this comes from the coding sequence ATGAAAGGAATCGTTCTGGCCGGGGGATCCGGCACGCGGCTTTATCCGGTCACCCGGGTGGTCAGTAAGCAGTTGCTGCCTGTGTATGACAAACCCATGATTTTTTATCCTTTGTCCGTGCTCATGCTGGCAGGCATCCGTGACATTCTTATTATTTCCACCCCGAATGATCTGCCCCGGTTCAAGGAATTGCTGGAAGATGGGTCCCAGTGGGGGGTTCATTTTTCCTATCAGGTGCAGTCGGAACCCCGGGGCCTGGCCCAGGCGTTTGTGCTGGGTGAATCATTCATCGGATCAGACAATGTCTGTCTGATCCTGGGAGACAATCTGTTTCATGGATATGGGCTTTCCAGTCAGGTTCAGAAAGCGGCCGCCAGAGAAAAAGGCGCCACCGTGTTCGGGTATCCGGTCAATGATCCCAAGCGGTATGGGGTCATCTCTTTTGATGCAGACGGCAGGGCCATTGACATAGAGGAAAAACCGGAATGCCCGAAATCCAATTTTGCGGTTACAGGCCTGTATTTTTATGACAATGCCGTGATTGATATTGCCAAAGGCCTTTCCCCTTCTCCCAGAGGTGAGCTGGAAATCACGGATGTCAACCGGGCCTATTTGAAAAAAGGCGCCTTGCATGTAGCGCAGATGGGAAGAGGCATGGCCTGGCTGGATACCGGCACCCATCGGTCGCTTCTGGAAGCCTCTTTATTTATCGAAACCATTGAAAAGCGCCAGGGCCTCAAGGTAGCCTGCCTGGAGGAAGTCGCATATCGCATGGGATATATTGACCAGAATCAGGTGTTGGCCATGGCAGCGAACTACAATAAAACAGATTACGGCGTATATTTAAAAAATTTGTTCAAAAAAAATTGCTAA
- a CDS encoding ComEA family DNA-binding protein has translation MIDLRRSISKNRLKIALIGLLVLGFFVPAVSGYDKVNINTADKEQLVSLKFIGDALADRIIEYRQNKPFQVPEDIMKVKGVGEKTFETNKERIIVKDE, from the coding sequence ATGATTGATTTACGCAGATCAATATCAAAAAACAGATTAAAAATCGCATTGATCGGACTGCTTGTGCTGGGCTTTTTTGTGCCTGCGGTTTCAGGATATGACAAGGTCAACATCAATACGGCAGACAAGGAACAATTGGTGTCACTTAAATTCATTGGCGATGCCCTGGCGGACAGAATCATTGAATACCGGCAGAATAAGCCTTTTCAGGTACCCGAGGATATTATGAAGGTGAAAGGGGTGGGCGAAAAAACATTTGAAACCAACAAAGAGCGGATCATCGTTAAGGACGAATGA